The Aeromonas veronii genome includes the window CTTCAACTTCAACAACTTCGTGCTTATCCAGCTGTTGACCAACGGAGCACCGGACATCATCGGGGCCAGCACCCCGGCCGGTACCACGGATCTGCTGGTGAACTACACCTACCGGATCGCGTTCCAGGGTTCGGGTGGTCAGGACTACGGTCTGGCCAGTGCCATCGCTACCGCCATCTTCCTGATCGTCGGCGCGCTCGCACTGCTCAACCTGAAATTGTCCAAAGCGGACAAGCTGTAAGGAGGCTCGAAAATGGCTATCGTACAACCCAAATCAGTCAAATACCGGGTGTGGGCAACCCACCTGGTCATGTGGGCCTTCCTGGCGTTGATCATCTTCCCGGTGATCATGGTCATCGCCATCTCGTTCCGTAACGGCAACTTCTCGGTGGGGGAGATCATCCCCACCAATCCGACTCTGGACCACTGGAAGCTGGCGCTCGGCATGTCCATCACCAACGCTGACGGCAGCATCACGCCGCCGCCGTTCCCGGTGCTGACCTGGTTGTGGAACTCCATCAAGATAGCGGGCATCACCGCCCTGATGATAGTGGTGCTCTCCACCACCTGTGCCTATGCCTTTGCCCGCCTGCGTTTTCGTGGCAAGCAGACCATCTTGCAGGGGATGCTGATCTTCCAGATGTTCCCGGCGGTGCTGGCCCTGGTGGCCATCTATGCGCTGTTCAACAAGATTGGGGACTACATCCCCTGGCTCGGCCTCAACACCCACGGCGGCCTGATCCTGGCCTACATGGGGGGCATCGCCCTGCACGTGTGGACCATCAAGGGCTACTTCGAGACCATCGACTCCTCCCTGGAGGAAGCGGCGGCCATCGACGGTGCGACGCCCTGGCAGGCATTCAGGCTGATCCTGCTGCCCCTGTCGGTGCCCATCCTGGCGGTGGTGTTCATTCTGGCCTTCATCGGTTCCATCACCGAGGTGCCCGTGGCGTCCATCCTGCTGTCGGATGTGAACAATCTGACCCTGGCGGTCGGTGCCCAGCAATACCTCTATCCGCAGAACTATCTGTGGGGTGACTTCGCCGCAGCAGCAGTGCTATCTGGTTTGCCGATCACCGTCGTATTCCTGCTGGCACAGCGCTGGTTGGTAGGTGGTCTCACTGCCGGTGGCGTCAAAGGTTAAGGTTCATGGCCGGGGAAGCTTCTCCCCCCGCCATCACGATTTGCAAAGATTCAAGAGCGGAGCTCGACATGGCTGAAGTAGTACTCAACAAGGTTCGCAAGAACTATGATCCGGCGGTCCACAAGGACACCCTGCGCAACATCAATCTGGCCATCAAGGAAGGGGAGTTCATCGTCTTCGTCGGCCCGTCCGGCTGTGGCAAGTCCACCCTGCTGCGGATGATCGCGGGCCTGGAAGACATCACCAGCGGCGAGCTGACCATCGGCGGTCGCTACATGAACGACGTGCCGCCGGTGGAGCGCAATGTGGGCATGGTGTTCCAGTCCTACGCCCTCTACCCGCACATGAACATCTACGAGAACATGGCCTTCGGCCTCAAGCTCAAGAAGATGGACAAGGAGAACATCCACAAGCGGGTGATGCGCGCCGCCGAGATCCTCGGCCTCGAGCCCCTGCTCGACCGTAAGCCCAAGGCCCTGTCCGGCGGTCAGCGCCAGCGGGTGGCCATCGGTCGCTCCATCGTCCAGCAGCCTCAGGTGTTCCTGTTCGACGAACCGCTGTCGAACCTGGATGCGGCCCTGCGGGTCAAGATGCGCATCGAGATTGCCAAGCTGCACAAGGAGCTCAACTCCACCATCATCTACGTGACCCACGATCAGGTGGAGGCCATGACCCTGGCCAACCGCATCGTGGTGCTGAGCCCTCTCAAGGGTGAGGCCGAGACTAACCTGGAGCAGTTCGGCACCCCGCTCGAGCTCTACCACAACCCGGACAACAAGTTCGTGGCGGGCTTCATCGGCTCTCCCAAGATGAACTTCCTCTCCGGCGAGTTGCAGGAGATCGGTGAGCAGGAAGCCGTGGTCAAGCTGACTTCCGGCGATACCGTGCGGGTGCGGGTGGATGCCCGCCGCGGTGCGGTCGGTGACAAGGTGGAACTGGGCATTCGCCCCGAGCACCTGGTGCCGCTGGATCACGCCCATGCCGACAGCAAGGTAAGCGGTATGGTGCAGGTGGCCGAGCACCTGGGAGCCGAGTCCTTCGTCTACATGGACGTGGATGGTCACGACTTCACCGTCAAGGCGAGCTCTGACGTGGACGTGGCCACCGGCCAGACCTACAGCGTCGGCATCCCGGCCGAGGCCTGCTACCTGTTCGATGCCAAGGAGCAAGCCTTCCCGCGCACGGCCAAATATATCCGCGTCTGATGACGCCAGGTTTTCCGTTATCTTCAATGCCTTTTGCCGGTCTGACGACCGGCTTTTTATTGCCCGCTCGCAGGCTGGCCGGAGGCCTCGCCCGTCTGGGGAGGTCAGGCGCCTGCCCCTCGTGCTACACTGGCGCCAGCTAGCGGGTCATAGGAGAAAACATGAAGAAAATGATGGAGATAGCAGGGCGTCGCCTGGCCTATCTGGATGAAGGGCAGGGGCCTGTGCTGCTGCTGGGGCACAGCTATCTGTGGGACAGCACCATGTGGGCACCGCAGATCCAAGCCCTCAAGGGGCAGTATCGCTGCATCGTGCCCGAGCTCTGGGGCCATGGGGATTCCGATCCCGTGCCCGAGGGCCCCTGCAATCTGGCGACTCTGGCACGGGATCAGCTGGCCCTGCTTGATGCCCTCGGGGTGGACGAGTTCATACTGGTCGGCCTCTCCATCGGCGGCATGTGGGGGGTGGAGCTGGCCAGACTGGCGCCGACCCGCCTCAAGGGGCTGGTGCTGATGGATACCTTCGTCGGCTGGGAGCCCCAGATCACCTGCGAACGCTACCTCGCCATGCTCGCCGCCATCGAACAGCAGGGCAGCCTGCCGCCTCCCATCATCGATCAGGTGGCGCCGCTGTTTTTCGCCAACCAGCCGGAGCCGGCCCTGATGGCCGGTTTCAAGGCTCGGCTGGCGAACTGGCCGCTGGACAAGGTGGCCAGTCTGGTGGCGCTGGGACGCGCCTTCGTGACCCGGGAAGACAGAATGGAGTGGCTCGAGGAGATCCGCGTGCCGAGCCTGGTGATGACGGGTTGCGAAGACAAGGCGCGCCCGGTGCTGGAAGGCTATCTGATGGCCGAGGCGCTGGCCTGCCCCTTCATCGAGGTGCCGGCCGCAGGCCATATCCCGACCCTGGAAAACCCGGCGTTCGTTACCCGCAAGCTGACGGAGTTTCTGGCGAGCGTCTGAGGCGTGCGTGCATCACAAGATTGCAAGAAGGGAGCCTCGGGCTCCCTTCTCGTTATGTTGCACCGTTACCAGATGTATCCGACGCCGACCCCGGCATAGAACTCGCCCTGGTGTTGCACCAGGGGGCTGTCTGCGATGTCGTCGTCATAGCGCTCGTAGTTGAAGCCAAACCCGCCAATCCAGTTGGGACTGAAGCGGTAGCTGCCGATGATGGAGGCCATGGGGGAGAGGGTGGTGCCGGTATTCCACTGGGGACGACCGGGGGCCACTTCATCCGCCCCGATGCCGCCGAAATAGTAGTTCGCCAGATTGTGGCTGCGCAGCATCAGACCCGCCCCCGGCATCAGCAGCAGGCGGCCTCGCACTATGGGGAAGTTGGCCCAGAGCATCACCTCCTGGCCGTTGCTGGTACCGGTGACATCCGTGGTGGCCCGCATCGACCAGAGGGCATAGGGGGTGATGAGATCCGCGCCAAAGCCTGCCTCGAACTCCCCTTTGCGTTTCTCCATGCCGGTGAAATAGGCATCGTCATCGGGATCCAGGTTGCCAAAGCGCACCCGCCCGAAGGCATAGGTCGACAGCCCGCCATCCCGGCTGAGGTAGTAACGGGCCCGATCCCCCAGGTACATCAGGTTGTCGCCAAAATAGAGGGCCCCCGGGATGGGGAGCAGGGCATCATCCTGATACTGATAACGGGCCTGGCCGCCGAGGACCACGCCGCCCAGCACCAATCCCTTGGGGATGGGGCTGCTCGGGCTGTCGCTGGAGAAGGCGCTGAGAGCACCGATGTCGATGTCGGCCCGGGCCGGGGCGACGAGCAACAGGCTCAGGAGTGCGGGGAGACAGGCGTGGCGCAAGGAGACAGGGGGCATCAAGGGATCCTTTTGGGTTTTCAGGCCGGGGCGTAGGTGGAGTCTTCGTCAGTGAAGCGTGTTTTTGCTGTGAATTCAAGTCGATAGCCGCAGGAATTCAGGTTGGTGTCAGCAAGTGGGGGCTAAGGGGGGAGGAAAGTACGCCGGTGTGTCCAACCACGTCGCGGGGGAGAGTAAATACGCAAAGAGGCAACAAGAAGAGAGGCCGGGGCCTCTCTTCTTGTTGGATTGTCATGGGGCTTATGGCGCGGGGCGGGGCAGCTCCTCGCGCTTGGGCCAGGCATTGATCACCGCCTTGACCAGGGTGGCGAGGGGAATGGCGAAGAAGATCCCCCAGAAGCCCCAGAGGCCGCCAAACACCAGCACGGCGATGATGATGGCCACAGGGTGCAGGTTGACCGCCTCGGAGAAGAGCAGGGGCACCAGCAGGTTGCCATCCAGCCCCTGGATGACCAGATAGGCCACCATCAGCCAGGCGAAGTCCGGGGTCAGCCCCCACTGGAACAGGGCCACCATGGCCACGGGCACGGTCACCGCCACCGCCCCTATGTAGGGGATGAGCACGGAGAAGCCCACCGCCACCGCCAGCAGCACCGAGTAGCGCAGCCCCATCAGGGCGAAGGGCACATAGGTGGCGATGCCGACGATGAGGATCTCGATCACCTTGCCGCGGATGTAATTGATGATCTGGTCGTTCATCTCCACCCAGACCCGGTTCACCAGGGTGCGGTTGCGCGGCAGGAAGCGGCGCAGCCCTCCCATCAGAACCTGCTTGTCCTTGAGCATGAAGAACACCATCAGGGGCACCAGGATGGCGTAGACCAGGATGGCGACCACGTTGACCAGGGAGCTCAGGGAAGCGCTCACCAACTGCTCGCCCCCCGCCAAGATGCGCTGGCGGATGTTGTCGATGATGGTCTCGACCAGGCTGACGTCGATGATCTCCGGGTACTTCTCCGGCAGGGCACGCACATAGTCCTGAGCGTGGTTGAGCATGGCCGGCGCTTCCTTGGCCAGGTTGATGCCCTGGCTCACCAGGGTCGGAATGAGCCCGAGGAAGGCCGTCACGGTGAGGGCGATGAACAGCAGCAGTACCAGGCTGGTGGCCAGGGTGCGAGAAAGCCCGGCCCGCTGCAATCGGCTCACCGGCCACTCCAGCAGGTAGGCCATCACCAGTGCGACCAGCAGCGGCGCCAGGATGTCGCCAAACAGCCAGAGCACGGCGAAGCAGAACACCAGCAGCAGGAACAGGGTGACCGCATCGGGATCGGAGAAGCGGGTCTGGTACCAGCGCTTCAGGACTTCTAACATCGGAGCTTCCTTACATTACTGGGGCATGGGATGACATGCGCCCGACGACGGTGTGCAAAGAGACGCATCATGACGAGGGACTGCTGACCACCAGTTGCAGCCTTAGACAGGTCTCGGTTTCCTGCAACGGTTGTACCTGATGGCCCTGTCGGCGCAACCAGACGGGAATGTCCTGTCTGGAACCCGCATCGGCCAGCAGGAGCTGCACGCACTGGCCGTCATGGGCCGCCCGCAGCCAGAGCTTGAGCCGGATCAGGGGCTCGGGGCAACGCCAGGGGGTCAGGTCGAGCTGTTCCCAGTGCTGTTCCATCTCGGGGAGGGCTCCATCGCGTATGATGGCCGTCATTATGGCCGCGATGGCAGGATGAAACAACGCTTGTAGGCCTTGATGGGCAAGGGTATTCTGCCCGAGCACTTTCTGATGGAGATAGAGACACAGTGGCCCGCTTTTCCCCCTTGATGGCATCCTTTCCCCTGCTGGTCTCCCTGATGAGCGCGACCTTCCACGCCCAGGCGAACAACCAGCTGCCCGACATCGGCACCGCCGGGGTAGCGGCCCTGCCCATCGAGCAGGAAGTGCGCTATGGCAATGCCTTCATGCGATTCGCCCGGGCCGGCCTGCCCATCATCGACGATCCCGTGCTGAGCGAATACATCGACGATCTGGGTCAGCGACTGCTCACCAACGCGGACGGGGTGCGCTTCCCCTTCACCTTCTTCCTCATCAACGATCCCAGCATCAACGCGGCCGCCTTCCTGGGCGGACGAGTCAAGGTGCACACCGGCCTGTTCCTTTACGCCGACAGCGAGAGCGAGCTCGCCTCGGTGCTGGCGCACGAAATCACCCACGTGACCCAGCGCCATATCGCCCGCTACATGGAGTCCCAGGCGAGCAGTTCCGCCATGACCCTGGCCGGGCTGGTGGGTTCCATTGCGCTGGCGGTGATCAACCCCACCGCCGGTATCGCCGCCTTGCAGACCACCCTGGGTCTCTCCATGCAGTCCGCTATCAACTACACCCGGGACAACGAATACGAGGCGGACCGGATCGGCATGAAGACGCTCTATGACGCCGGTTTCGATCCCATGGGGATGGCCACCTTCTTCCAGAAACTGGCGGCGGAGTATCGCTACGCCAGCAAGCCGCCGGAGATGCTGCTCACTCACCCCCTGCCGGAGACCCGGATCAGCGAGGCCCGCGCCCGCGCCAGCAGCTATGGCCGCCGCACCCTGCCTCCCAGCCTCGACTTCTGGCTGGCCAAGGTGCGCATCCAGGTGCGCTACGGCACCGAGACCCCCCAGGGACTGCTGAGCTATTTTGACAACCGCCTGCAAAAGGGAGACTACCCCCTCAAGGATGCCGCCCTCTACGGCAAGGCCCTGGCCCTGCTGCAGCTCAAGCGCACCGATGAGGCGGATGCGCTGATGCAGGAGCTGGCGGCGCGCCACCCCGAGGATCTCTTCATGGTGGATGCCATGACCGACATCGATCTCGCCAAGGGGCGCAGTGCCCAGGCCATCGCCCGGTTGGAGCGCTTCCGTACCCGGATGCCGGACAACGAGGTGGTGGTGGTCAACCTCGGCAACGCCTATCTGGAGGCGGGCAATTACAAGAAATCCATCGCCACCCTGGATCCTTACGCCCGCGAGCACGAGGAGAACAGCCTGGCCTGGAGCCTGTTGTCGGACGCCTATCGCAAGTCGGGCCGGATGACGGACTTGCACATGGCGCGGGCGGAGACCCTCTCCCTGCGTGGTGACTATCAGGCGGCTATCGACGAGCTGGTGGTGGCCCGCGGCACCACCACCGACAAGCTGACGTTGGCCCGCATCGAGGCGCGCATCACCCAGCTGGAGCGGGCGAAGAAGGATCTCGATAGCTTGAAAGGCTGATCCCGAGGCGGGTGATGACAGACGGGGTGCCCCATCAGGGGCACCCCGTCTCGTTTTATTGGACACTCATGCTGCCATTGATGCCTGTTGAAGAGGGCTTGCTAGGTCAATGTGATGATTGGTAGCT containing:
- the malG gene encoding maltose ABC transporter permease MalG, yielding MAIVQPKSVKYRVWATHLVMWAFLALIIFPVIMVIAISFRNGNFSVGEIIPTNPTLDHWKLALGMSITNADGSITPPPFPVLTWLWNSIKIAGITALMIVVLSTTCAYAFARLRFRGKQTILQGMLIFQMFPAVLALVAIYALFNKIGDYIPWLGLNTHGGLILAYMGGIALHVWTIKGYFETIDSSLEEAAAIDGATPWQAFRLILLPLSVPILAVVFILAFIGSITEVPVASILLSDVNNLTLAVGAQQYLYPQNYLWGDFAAAAVLSGLPITVVFLLAQRWLVGGLTAGGVKG
- a CDS encoding ABC transporter ATP-binding protein translates to MAEVVLNKVRKNYDPAVHKDTLRNINLAIKEGEFIVFVGPSGCGKSTLLRMIAGLEDITSGELTIGGRYMNDVPPVERNVGMVFQSYALYPHMNIYENMAFGLKLKKMDKENIHKRVMRAAEILGLEPLLDRKPKALSGGQRQRVAIGRSIVQQPQVFLFDEPLSNLDAALRVKMRIEIAKLHKELNSTIIYVTHDQVEAMTLANRIVVLSPLKGEAETNLEQFGTPLELYHNPDNKFVAGFIGSPKMNFLSGELQEIGEQEAVVKLTSGDTVRVRVDARRGAVGDKVELGIRPEHLVPLDHAHADSKVSGMVQVAEHLGAESFVYMDVDGHDFTVKASSDVDVATGQTYSVGIPAEACYLFDAKEQAFPRTAKYIRV
- a CDS encoding alpha/beta fold hydrolase: MKKMMEIAGRRLAYLDEGQGPVLLLGHSYLWDSTMWAPQIQALKGQYRCIVPELWGHGDSDPVPEGPCNLATLARDQLALLDALGVDEFILVGLSIGGMWGVELARLAPTRLKGLVLMDTFVGWEPQITCERYLAMLAAIEQQGSLPPPIIDQVAPLFFANQPEPALMAGFKARLANWPLDKVASLVALGRAFVTREDRMEWLEEIRVPSLVMTGCEDKARPVLEGYLMAEALACPFIEVPAAGHIPTLENPAFVTRKLTEFLASV
- a CDS encoding MipA/OmpV family protein → MPPVSLRHACLPALLSLLLVAPARADIDIGALSAFSSDSPSSPIPKGLVLGGVVLGGQARYQYQDDALLPIPGALYFGDNLMYLGDRARYYLSRDGGLSTYAFGRVRFGNLDPDDDAYFTGMEKRKGEFEAGFGADLITPYALWSMRATTDVTGTSNGQEVMLWANFPIVRGRLLLMPGAGLMLRSHNLANYYFGGIGADEVAPGRPQWNTGTTLSPMASIIGSYRFSPNWIGGFGFNYERYDDDIADSPLVQHQGEFYAGVGVGYIW
- a CDS encoding AI-2E family transporter, with amino-acid sequence MLEVLKRWYQTRFSDPDAVTLFLLLVFCFAVLWLFGDILAPLLVALVMAYLLEWPVSRLQRAGLSRTLATSLVLLLFIALTVTAFLGLIPTLVSQGINLAKEAPAMLNHAQDYVRALPEKYPEIIDVSLVETIIDNIRQRILAGGEQLVSASLSSLVNVVAILVYAILVPLMVFFMLKDKQVLMGGLRRFLPRNRTLVNRVWVEMNDQIINYIRGKVIEILIVGIATYVPFALMGLRYSVLLAVAVGFSVLIPYIGAVAVTVPVAMVALFQWGLTPDFAWLMVAYLVIQGLDGNLLVPLLFSEAVNLHPVAIIIAVLVFGGLWGFWGIFFAIPLATLVKAVINAWPKREELPRPAP
- a CDS encoding sulfurtransferase TusA family protein; the protein is MEQHWEQLDLTPWRCPEPLIRLKLWLRAAHDGQCVQLLLADAGSRQDIPVWLRRQGHQVQPLQETETCLRLQLVVSSPSS
- a CDS encoding beta-barrel assembly-enhancing protease, whose protein sequence is MARFSPLMASFPLLVSLMSATFHAQANNQLPDIGTAGVAALPIEQEVRYGNAFMRFARAGLPIIDDPVLSEYIDDLGQRLLTNADGVRFPFTFFLINDPSINAAAFLGGRVKVHTGLFLYADSESELASVLAHEITHVTQRHIARYMESQASSSAMTLAGLVGSIALAVINPTAGIAALQTTLGLSMQSAINYTRDNEYEADRIGMKTLYDAGFDPMGMATFFQKLAAEYRYASKPPEMLLTHPLPETRISEARARASSYGRRTLPPSLDFWLAKVRIQVRYGTETPQGLLSYFDNRLQKGDYPLKDAALYGKALALLQLKRTDEADALMQELAARHPEDLFMVDAMTDIDLAKGRSAQAIARLERFRTRMPDNEVVVVNLGNAYLEAGNYKKSIATLDPYAREHEENSLAWSLLSDAYRKSGRMTDLHMARAETLSLRGDYQAAIDELVVARGTTTDKLTLARIEARITQLERAKKDLDSLKG